A genomic region of Leptospira brenneri contains the following coding sequences:
- a CDS encoding UvrD-helicase domain-containing protein — protein sequence MIITIKNCNNIDFGSITIDENKLNIKFAPNGTGKSSISNAIVYYANGGKDLEKLTPFKLLETNPDGKKPEVSCNKSINTIMLFDEKYLNQFIFKESEIIENSFDIFIKNDNYKRIEEEIQQLTSEIKDLFSNNPELVNLIATLKELGDAFKLTKSGISKASTGMKSLSGGNKIHHIPEGLESYKSFIQSTNSVSWIDWQIKGNEYSEISDACPFCTSEISDKKEQIQKVSIEYDKNNIKNLLGLIKTIENLGIYFTEEANNGLKKIIELKNGLEQEHENYLINIKNQIDDLIIKLEKLKSFSGHHFNESDNVVTKLPDYKLDLQFFPALDSRKMRESIEPINGSIDSLISKGGLLQGKINIQRREMQSLIQRYMKEINDFLSYAGYRYMVETSGDAENTKLILKHRDHKQSISGGNQHLSFGERNAFSIVLFMYEVLSKNPDLIILDDPISSFDKNKKYAILEMLFRRDSALCLKNKTVLMLTHDIEPIIDTVKSLGSNFNNHTKTAFLKLKDNVIIEFLISKSDIQTFHQICKRIIHSQLNNLIKLIYLRRMFEISDENSDQYQVLSNLFKSRSKDTSIDKREPKDSNGNYSIIKPEIFDSGCEAIKEYLPNFSYSDTINKLSNNTSLLEIYNSCQSGYEKLQIFRLFNIEVENSVIKKFMNETYHIENEFICQLDPSKFDTVPEYVVQECDKMLENI from the coding sequence ATGATAATAACTATAAAAAATTGTAATAATATTGATTTCGGTTCGATTACTATTGATGAAAATAAATTGAATATCAAATTTGCTCCAAACGGAACAGGAAAGAGTTCCATATCAAATGCCATTGTATATTATGCCAATGGTGGCAAAGACCTTGAGAAATTAACTCCCTTCAAATTACTTGAAACTAATCCTGATGGAAAAAAACCGGAAGTTTCCTGCAATAAATCAATTAACACTATTATGTTATTCGATGAAAAATATCTTAATCAATTTATTTTTAAGGAATCCGAAATAATAGAAAATAGCTTTGATATATTTATTAAAAATGATAATTACAAGAGAATTGAGGAAGAAATCCAACAACTTACCTCAGAAATAAAAGACCTATTCTCTAACAATCCAGAATTGGTAAATCTAATTGCAACATTAAAAGAACTTGGGGATGCTTTTAAATTAACAAAGAGTGGAATTTCAAAAGCCTCAACAGGAATGAAGAGTCTCTCTGGTGGTAATAAAATTCATCATATTCCTGAAGGATTGGAGTCCTATAAATCTTTTATTCAATCCACAAATAGCGTAAGTTGGATAGATTGGCAAATTAAAGGAAATGAATATTCTGAAATTTCGGACGCTTGCCCGTTTTGTACATCTGAAATATCTGACAAAAAAGAACAAATTCAGAAAGTATCAATAGAATATGATAAAAACAACATAAAAAATCTATTAGGATTAATAAAAACTATAGAAAATCTCGGTATTTATTTCACTGAAGAAGCAAATAACGGGCTTAAAAAAATAATTGAATTGAAAAATGGCCTTGAACAAGAACACGAAAATTATCTTATCAATATAAAAAATCAAATTGATGATCTCATTATAAAACTAGAAAAACTTAAATCTTTTTCAGGTCATCACTTTAACGAATCGGACAACGTTGTAACTAAACTTCCAGATTACAAATTGGACCTGCAATTCTTCCCTGCTCTTGATTCGCGAAAAATGCGCGAATCAATTGAACCAATTAATGGCTCTATTGATTCTTTAATATCAAAAGGTGGTCTATTACAAGGTAAGATTAACATCCAACGACGAGAAATGCAGAGTCTTATACAAAGGTATATGAAGGAAATAAATGATTTTTTATCTTATGCAGGCTACCGATATATGGTTGAAACTTCTGGCGATGCAGAAAATACAAAATTAATTTTAAAACATCGTGACCATAAACAGTCTATTTCTGGAGGAAATCAACATCTAAGTTTTGGAGAGAGAAATGCATTTTCTATAGTTTTATTTATGTATGAAGTCTTATCTAAAAATCCGGATTTAATTATACTGGATGATCCAATTTCTTCCTTTGACAAAAATAAAAAATATGCTATTCTCGAAATGCTGTTTAGAAGAGACTCAGCTTTATGTCTGAAGAATAAAACCGTACTGATGCTTACTCACGATATTGAGCCAATCATTGATACAGTGAAATCTCTAGGTAGCAATTTTAACAACCACACAAAAACTGCGTTTTTGAAATTGAAAGATAATGTTATTATTGAGTTTCTTATCTCAAAATCGGACATCCAAACATTTCATCAAATTTGCAAACGTATAATTCATTCCCAATTAAATAATCTAATAAAACTAATTTATCTCAGAAGAATGTTTGAGATTTCTGATGAAAATAGTGATCAATATCAAGTTCTTTCGAATTTATTTAAATCAAGAAGCAAAGATACTTCTATTGATAAGCGAGAACCTAAAGATTCTAATGGAAATTATTCTATAATTAAGCCAGAAATTTTCGATTCAGGCTGTGAGGCTATCAAAGAATACCTACCTAATTTTTCATATTCAGATACGATAAATAAACTGTCTAACAATACAAGTTTATTAGAAATTTATAATTCCTGCCAATCAGGTTATGAAAAATTACAAATTTTTAGATTATTTAATATAGAAGTAGAAAATTCTGTAATTAAAAAATTCATGAATGAAACCTATCATATAGAAAACGAATTCATATGCCAGTTAGACCCATCAAAGTTTGATACGGTACCAGAATATGTTGTTCAAGAATGCGATAAAATGCTCGAAAATATCTAA
- a CDS encoding SH3 domain-containing protein codes for MNKKKFTFLILVFPTFLYSEPMIFGGNNLGSDQMVLEIENSNAKYYFDGEGDGCEGFNAKSSQNGDNFIFTNVKSNCNEKKLNDFQCLNEKDDKSLFFTNYLKCDNKLILYNKNKAVEENLNRNYNGFDVITLGLKNGIATSNLKLREKPDSQSRTFTCYFTHIDDDKVREKDINFIPKNVQLTIIAKTLNDFTVGGKTNFWYLVFPSSDSYNGCLLKNSKQKEGWVFGEYIKFDK; via the coding sequence ATGAACAAAAAGAAATTCACATTCTTAATTCTAGTATTTCCTACTTTTTTATACTCTGAACCGATGATTTTTGGCGGGAACAATCTTGGATCCGATCAAATGGTTTTGGAAATTGAAAATTCAAATGCTAAGTATTATTTTGATGGTGAAGGAGATGGATGCGAAGGATTTAACGCTAAATCTTCTCAAAATGGCGATAATTTCATTTTTACGAATGTAAAATCAAACTGTAATGAAAAGAAACTGAATGATTTCCAATGTTTAAATGAAAAAGATGATAAGTCCTTATTCTTCACAAATTATTTAAAATGTGATAACAAACTAATCTTATATAATAAAAACAAAGCGGTAGAAGAAAATCTAAACAGAAACTACAATGGTTTTGATGTAATTACTTTAGGACTAAAGAATGGAATTGCAACATCTAACTTAAAATTGAGAGAAAAACCAGATTCACAATCTAGAACCTTTACCTGCTATTTTACTCATATTGACGATGATAAGGTTAGAGAAAAAGATATAAATTTTATCCCTAAAAATGTTCAACTTACTATTATTGCCAAAACACTAAATGATTTCACTGTTGGAGGAAAAACAAATTTTTGGTATCTCGTATTTCCTTCATCTGATTCTTATAATGGATGTTTATTAAAAAACTCCAAGCAGAAAGAAGGATGGGTTTTTGGAGAATACATTAAATTTGATAAATAG